Sequence from the Gracilinanus agilis isolate LMUSP501 chromosome 6, AgileGrace, whole genome shotgun sequence genome:
TGCATCtaacctttctttctgaagaaAGTTAAGTCAATAAAGTATATCCTTTACGTTTTGTTAATACTgggaaaacagtttttaaatgtGCAAAGTCTAACTGCTtttcaagcaaataaaaaaaaatatggcactATATCAAGAAAGATGCCAATAAAATGGCAGTGGCACAAAGATTCAAGCCAATCTCTAATGTTGCAAGTTAGTTTTAATATCATGTAATGGTTTTTAGATAAACAAGGAGCttaagaacagaaaataaaatactgctTAATGTTAATACCTTgctaattatttatatatgcatatattaattttatagtcTCTCATTCAAAACTACTTGCTACTGACTAAATTTaagcatagattttttttagtatttttaattaaatttctgtACAACAAATAAACCTAACCATTGTAAACAAACATATTTACACAATTTTACATCCTAGAATTCTGACTAAAGCAAAGATACACGATAATGTTCTACTCTTCATCTGGACATTCATCATCCTCTGTGGGATCAGGTCGCAAAGGACAAGATTTTCTTTTAGGTTTTCCTAGGCCACTACTTCCTGCTTCTGCTTCATCAggaatttgattctctttttctgaAAGTTTAGATGACATCCCAAAGAATTCTCCAATTCCTTTTTGCCATGTGGGTGTTGGCCGTACACATACTGGGTTTCCACCTGCATACTTACTTTCAGCTTTCCGGGACTGAGGTGAGAGAGAAGAGTTGGCGAAGCTGGAATGACCCAGCACCTTCCGGGGCGCCCGAGCGGCCACCACTTTGCGGTAGGAGCCCGGCACGCAGTCAGCCTTAGTCCGTACCATGGCCAAAGCGGGAGTGGATGGCGTAAAAACTGGGTCAGCGGACAGCACCCGAAACCTCCCGAGAGCCACGCAGTTGGAAAGTTCCTCCCAggggttttgtgaggatcaaatgagataatatttgtgaagaaacatttagcccagtgcctgactgGCAATTATCATTGTTGGGGTTGTTAGTCTCATCCCTTCTTTGGGACCAGATCTGTTCTTTATACTTTCATGACACTgttttaattctttccatttacattgttgtagtcatctTGCCTGTTTTCCTGACTTGGCTGACTTCGCTTTGTTCATGTTCATGTAAATTTTGGGAAATGCTTTTCTATATTCCTCTAAGATCATCTCTTCTTGAGacacattccattacattcatgaaGCATTTTGTTTAGTCAGACACCAGTCAATGGGCACCCACTcgattttcagttttttgttatcTCTAAAAGAACAGATAGAAATGTTTTCATGCATATGGAGCTTTTCTGTTTGTCAGGGACATCTTTGAGGTATATGCCTAacagtggaatctctgggtcaaaagaaATGGATATCTTTAGTCACTCtatttatataatttcaaattgctctaaAGAATTGTCGAAGTAACAGAGTTCCACATgcaatatatttgtatgtgtatctTTCTACATTCTTTCCAACAACGATCATTCCCATCTCTTTCATCCTTGTCAATTTTTTAGTTGTGAGGTAAttggcatttctcttattatgaatgatttcaagcatttttatatggtcgagaatttaaaatttctctttggaGGActctgtaataagggaatttcagGAGGTACTAaggggactgaagctaggggtagtAGCTGGGCGTAATAGGGAATAAGTCAAGGCAAGGGACCAAAGgttggaggtaatcaagggattAGGCTAttggtaatagggaaattaaggcagaggtacagttggaattgaggataggcactgtggatcgggttttgtgaatccctaaggcaataaagtggatgaggaaggtacaatggtgaaggttggtagttgagatggtaggagaagtaagggaatttctgagtttagggaatataaacactgtgGTACAAAGAGttacaagggagaggatgagttaatctaaggcaggcaacagcagcagggaaacacagatgggatactcaggttagagacaaaacactgaagggaaatagactgagcccttcaagtaaaagggacaCTTTTACAGAGCCAGGTTGGAGCCAGCCAAGAACAGCTTGAAACTGATTagaggcttctagtcagtttcacggGTTCACTAaggaagggactagaggaagtgttgaagttacacttcctccaaaatggataccttcagcttccctcaaactccagagagaacgttattcctctccctcctcctccctctcttattaatctactaatgaagtagccaaagagTTTCGATTAAAGACAAACGGGGTTTATTGTTTTctagggttgattggaaaggatGGAGGGTATTAAGTAaccctaacagccgcctagagaaagcttcaggtgggggaaggaagacaggaatgtgagactgagtagGGACCAGCCTACTCAGCCCCGACAGGGTTTGTagcaaaaggggtaggaaagcaGGGTACAATGACTCAAAAGATAAATTTGTAGCAAGGGTAAACtgtatttgactaaactatcaagatttgaaactaacactcagatctaccctcctttcaaaacttctcagacactcagatagggaaaatgaagatggggataaggaaggctagggagattcaaaggaattagctaaactaacaattttaaaggaaaagctgcaaaatatagctcgggtttcaatccaaagaaggagctcagattgaccctgatTCTCTCCACGATTTCCCAGGGCcaactgactttcccaagattctaaccGCTTTATCAACTGACAGAAGGACTCTGCAGAAAAGCCTGCAAGGCTGTTATGCACCCTCTTTGCACCACAACTgtttgtccatatcctttgacaatttctCTATTGAGGGATGAATCGATTAATCTTAATAACAGACTAGATGTTTATGTCAATCAACTGTTTCTTTACATTTAACATCCTAGAAATTGGATGACTGGCAGACAGGGCATGTGTAGTTAGGAAAAAGAGATGACAGGCTAAGGAAGTTACACAAACTCAAAAAGGAGGTAGGaaacaaagagaatgaaaagtGTAAGAGAATAGAATGAGGAAACACACAATTAACAATGATAACCATAGATGTGTGACTGGGATACACTCacacataaaacagaaaaggatgatagaatgaattagaatatgttgcttacaaaaattggaaaacgaagggatgcccttcaattgtggaatggctgaacaaattgtggtatatgctggtgatggaatactattgtgctaaaagtaataatgaactggaggaattccatatgaactggaatgacctccagagcagaaccaggagaacattacacacagtgacggatacactgtggcacaattgaatgtaatggacttctgtactagcagcaattatCTAGATCAATATACTAGAtcattatccaggacaattctgagggatttatggaaaagaacgctacccacattcagaggaaggactgcaggagaggaaacatagaagaaaaacaactgcttgaacacatgggttgatgtgggcatgattggggatgtagactcgaaactaccacaccaatgcaactatcaatattatggaaataggtcttgatcaatgtgaCACACataaaaaccagtagaaatgtatGTTGGCTACAGGGGTGGGAGTAGGGatggggtgggtggaggggagagtaagaacatgaatcatgtaaccatggaaaatttttctaaaaataaaactaatgattgcttttaaaaaataaaaaaataaaagaagttccaaacgggtacatgatttagacataaaggaggGCATCAGAAATAAGATAAGAAGagggaggttccgggttaagatggcggcagagtaagaagcagctcttaacctctcctgaccaaaacacacaaaactcctcaaggagacataaaaacaagtccagacgaacggaggaaccccacaacagggcacagcatggaaggtacgtggaatcgggacatttccatgctataaaggggtgaaacaactctcactaaatcgcgggctgagcaaccaccccacccctaacccctccacacacaccacctataacgccgaagccagctaaaaagaaataaagcaagtttgggacacccatcgagtcattggcagctctggggcctgttcctgagagcagcaatatttaggaccccaaaaagctaaagaacacacacgaaCTCTGAAAACGGGAATAGGGtgcagagcgcgggagcagagcgcaggcgcgGTTGGAGgtgcgggtggaggcagacacaaccacgagctaaggctctgaaaccctgagtggggaaccagtgcagacgggtatacaactgtggaagcagcgccctgagacttgtaaagaaacctccagtagaggatcaagcaagggggtccaccagaggccttgaccttggaaaaaaccagaactcagacctcaggagccaaaagaccacggtcagaccctgagtgcgaggataaacctgagaagctgttgggctaatgatggctacccagactcaggaagttcagaagagaaagaataacaacaagaaaaagaagtctttaacactcaacaacttttacacagagaaaatccagacaactgagcaaacagaggaggagaacaaacaagcatccggatcctcctcaaataaggaaaactcctcacaagctatggaagagttcaaaactgagattttgaggaaaatggaagagatctggcaagaaaataacagtttaaaaggtagaatcttgcaattggaaagtgaggctcagaaatcaaatgaactgataagcaaattgaacactagaaatgaccagattgaaaaggaataccagaagattatagccaaaaaccagaagattatagccaaaaaccagaagattatagccgaaaaccaatccctaaaggctagatttgagtaattagaagttaatgatctctcaagacaacaagaacaaataaaacaaagtcaaaagactgaaaaaatagaaggaaacatgaaatatctcaatgagagagtgacagaccaagaaaaccagtctagaagagacaatttgagaataattggtcttccaaaaaaccagaaattaatagaaacctggactccatactaacagaaattattcagcaaaattgccctgaagtcctacaacaagagggcaatatagacattgaaaggatccatagaacacccttgACATTcgatacagataagaaaacaaccaggaatataattgccaaattcaagagtttcgaaacaaaagaaaaaaatcttacaagaagccagaaagagacaattcaaatatcaaggaacaccaatcaggatcacacaggatctggcagccttcacgctaaaagatcgcaaggcttggaatacgatattcagaaaggcaagagagctgggcctgcaaccacggatcaactacccatcaaaattgactatatatttccaggggaaagtatgggcattcaacaaaattgaaaaattccaggtatttgcacagaaaagaccagggctaaatggaaagtttgatatccaaccacaaaaatcgagagaaacatgaaaaggtaaataagatatagaggggaaagaaagaaaacttataatttttaaatttgcctttttaagggcctcagtgagatctaattatctgtattcctatgtagagaaatgttatgtataattctctgtagtgaactctattcactattatagtattcactattatagtaatcagaagaataattcacagggtgagggtggaacactaaataatctaagatgacatgggggatgggaaaNNNNNNNNNNNNNNNNNNNNNNNNNNNNNNNNNNNNNNNNNNNNNNNNNNNNNNNNNNNNNNNNNNNNNNNNNNNNNNNNNNNNNNNNNNNNNNNNNNNNNNNNNNNNNNNNNNNNNNNNNNNNNNNNNNNNNNNNNNNNNNNNNNNNNNNNNNNNNNNNNNNNNNNNNNNNNNNNNNNNNNNNNNNNNNNNNNNNNNNNNNNNNNNNNNNNNNNNNNNNNNNNNNNNNNNNNNNNNNNNNNNNNNNNNNNNNNNNNNNNNNNNNNNNNNNNNNNNNNNNNNNNNNNNNNNNNNNNNNNNNNNNNNNNNNNNNNNNNNNNNNNNNNNNNNNNNNNNNNNNNNNNNNNNNNNNNNNNNNNNNNNNNNNNNNNNNNNNNNNNNNNNNNNNNNNNNNNNNNNNNNNNNNNNNNNNNNNNNNNNNNNNNNNNNNNNNNNNNNNNNNNNNNNNNNNNNNNNNNNNNNNNNNNNNNNNNNNNN
This genomic interval carries:
- the LOC123250925 gene encoding PCNA-associated factor-like gives rise to the protein MVRTKADCVPGSYRKVVAARAPRKVLGHSSFANSSLSPQSRKAESKYAGGNPVCVRPTPTWQKGIGEFFGMSSKLSEKENQIPDEAEAGSSGLGKPKRKSCPLRPDPTEDDECPDEE